One Synechococcus sp. PROS-9-1 DNA window includes the following coding sequences:
- the gloB gene encoding hydroxyacylglutathione hydrolase produces MAMASTIDGIHPVAVLNDNIIWVWVHGDQAIVIDPAVAEPIIDWLERRGLQLVAVLQTHHHSDHIGGTPGLLQRWSSAEVVAAADDQERIPFQTLSVRDGDEIELLGRPVRVLDVRAHTRAHIAYWLPQGAASSSLTSVLFCGDTMFSGGCGRLFEGTPADMHRALQRLGSLPPETLVCCAHEYTEGNLRWAAQQVPDDALITNRLQEVQAKRRSGSLTLPSSIAEEWRSNLFLRATSSEQLGRLRQHKDHWKG; encoded by the coding sequence ATGGCGATGGCCTCCACGATTGATGGCATCCACCCAGTTGCTGTCCTCAACGACAACATCATCTGGGTTTGGGTGCATGGCGATCAGGCCATCGTCATCGATCCTGCCGTCGCTGAACCCATCATCGACTGGCTGGAGAGGCGTGGACTGCAGCTCGTTGCAGTGCTTCAGACCCATCACCATTCCGACCATATCGGCGGCACCCCTGGACTTCTTCAACGTTGGTCATCCGCTGAAGTCGTGGCCGCTGCAGACGACCAAGAGCGCATCCCATTTCAAACGCTGTCCGTCCGCGACGGCGACGAAATTGAGCTTCTCGGCAGACCCGTGAGGGTTCTGGATGTGCGTGCCCATACACGAGCTCACATTGCTTACTGGTTGCCACAGGGAGCGGCCTCAAGCTCTCTCACCAGTGTGTTGTTCTGCGGCGACACCATGTTCAGCGGCGGATGTGGACGACTTTTTGAGGGAACACCTGCAGACATGCACCGCGCCCTGCAAAGGCTGGGATCACTGCCGCCAGAGACCCTGGTTTGCTGCGCTCACGAATACACCGAGGGAAATCTTCGCTGGGCCGCGCAACAGGTGCCTGACGACGCCCTCATCACAAACCGACTGCAGGAGGTTCAGGCAAAACGGCGGTCAGGTTCCCTGACCCTTCCCAGCAGCATTGCCGAGGAGTGGCGCTCCAATTTGTTTTTACGGGCTACCAGCTCCGAACAATTGGGCCGTCTGCGTCAACACAAAGATCACTGGAAAGGCTGA
- a CDS encoding ABC transporter ATP-binding protein: MVTAQNETSFSRSVLMESWPVELDGLWHRYGGPDEAWTLKDINLQLKTGELVGLLGPSGCGKTTLLRLIAGFEHPSQGVVRLHGNDVASSSLRLAPERRGVGMVFQDYALFPHLNAWENTCFGLRRGQDTSRASWLLELLGLTELKGRYPHELSGGQRQRLALARALAPAPSVLLLDEPFSNLDVEVRLRLRSELPGVLSACGASGLLVTHDPEEALAICGRVAILRDGQLHQCATPRELVEVPATPFVGRFVLQRNVLPIWRDGSTSLLRCLLGDLEIPEGQRSMVLPDDATVLVDPALIDLEPDPAGDAYVMGREFLGRSWLYRIQIGDQQLRLIRPLAEDHERGLRCRLSLQQNSEVLLHPQCLSLQVLN, from the coding sequence ATGGTCACGGCTCAGAATGAAACATCATTTTCGCGTTCCGTGTTGATGGAGTCGTGGCCGGTTGAGCTTGATGGTCTCTGGCACCGCTACGGCGGCCCAGATGAAGCTTGGACTTTGAAAGACATCAATCTTCAGCTGAAGACGGGCGAGCTTGTGGGTTTGCTTGGGCCATCCGGCTGCGGAAAAACCACGCTTTTGCGCTTAATTGCTGGTTTTGAACATCCCAGCCAGGGCGTTGTTCGACTGCATGGCAATGACGTCGCGTCGTCGAGCTTGCGCCTTGCTCCTGAGCGCCGCGGCGTGGGCATGGTCTTTCAGGACTATGCCCTCTTTCCCCATCTCAACGCTTGGGAGAACACATGCTTTGGACTTCGTCGCGGACAGGACACCAGCCGCGCGTCTTGGCTGCTCGAACTTTTGGGACTGACAGAACTGAAGGGACGCTACCCGCATGAATTGTCGGGGGGGCAACGACAGCGTTTGGCTCTCGCAAGGGCTCTCGCGCCGGCACCTTCTGTTTTGTTGTTGGACGAACCCTTCTCCAATCTTGATGTTGAAGTGCGTTTGCGGTTGCGCAGTGAGCTACCCGGAGTGCTTAGTGCTTGTGGGGCCAGCGGTTTGCTGGTGACCCACGACCCGGAGGAGGCTCTTGCCATCTGCGGGCGGGTTGCAATCCTGCGCGACGGTCAGCTTCATCAATGCGCTACGCCCCGTGAGCTCGTGGAGGTCCCGGCAACGCCCTTTGTGGGGCGGTTTGTGCTTCAACGCAATGTGCTCCCTATTTGGAGGGACGGATCGACGTCGTTGTTGCGATGTTTGCTTGGTGATCTGGAGATTCCAGAAGGGCAGCGGTCGATGGTGCTTCCAGATGACGCCACAGTGTTAGTTGATCCAGCATTGATCGATTTGGAACCCGATCCTGCAGGTGATGCCTATGTGATGGGGCGGGAATTTTTGGGTCGCTCCTGGCTCTATCGCATTCAGATCGGAGATCAGCAGTTGCGTCTGATCAGGCCTCTTGCTGAAGACCATGAGAGGGGATTGCGCTGCAGGCTTTCTTTGCAGCAAAACAGTGAGGTTCTGCTCCATCCTCAATGCCTATCGCTTCAAGTCTTGAATTGA
- a CDS encoding RidA family protein, whose protein sequence is MSSTPLKAVITQEAPAPVGPYNQAVIAGGWLYCSGQIPLDPATGTMVGEGNVEAETRQVLRNLKAVLQEAGTDPSKVVRTTVFLVDLGDFQAVNAIYAEMFGEGVSPARACVQVAALPKGSKVEIDCIAWLN, encoded by the coding sequence ATGTCATCCACCCCACTTAAGGCTGTGATCACCCAAGAGGCACCAGCTCCGGTGGGGCCATACAACCAGGCTGTGATCGCCGGTGGTTGGCTGTATTGCTCCGGACAAATTCCGCTTGATCCTGCGACTGGAACGATGGTGGGGGAAGGAAATGTGGAGGCTGAGACCCGACAAGTGCTGCGCAACTTAAAGGCTGTTCTCCAAGAGGCTGGCACCGACCCCTCAAAAGTCGTGCGCACCACCGTGTTCCTCGTGGATCTCGGTGACTTTCAAGCCGTGAATGCCATCTATGCCGAGATGTTTGGTGAGGGAGTTAGCCCTGCCAGAGCTTGCGTTCAGGTTGCAGCCTTGCCCAAAGGTTCAAAGGTAGAAATTGATTGCATTGCCTGGCTCAACTAA
- a CDS encoding DUF3136 domain-containing protein: MAQAKLTIGELEAGYPLYCKALRRLLKEGRSIKDIERTVCWGHLETLNRCLPGRYKAPSYLLALIKRDLDQPKHL; the protein is encoded by the coding sequence ATGGCCCAAGCCAAGCTGACCATTGGCGAACTCGAAGCGGGCTACCCCCTGTACTGCAAAGCGTTACGCAGACTTCTCAAAGAAGGTCGAAGCATCAAGGACATTGAACGAACCGTGTGCTGGGGACACCTGGAAACATTGAATCGCTGCCTTCCAGGTCGCTACAAAGCACCGTCCTATTTGCTTGCATTAATTAAGAGAGATCTGGATCAACCCAAGCACTTATGA
- the cbbX gene encoding CbbX protein produces MPSSVDLAAAYADSGVGEVLEQLDQELIGLLPVKTRIREIAALLLVDRARQQLDLQSTAPGLHMSFTGRPGTGKTTVAKRISQILHRLGYLRKGHVVTVTRDDLVGQYVGHTAPKTREMIKRALGGVLFIDEAYYLYKSDNERDYGAEAIEILLQDMEHQRSDFVVIFAGYKDRMASFYQSNPGLSSRVAHHIDFPDYSEEELLAIALLLLNQQDYHFSDSAHDAFCRYIKRRRKLPFFANARSIRNALDRLRLRQANRLFSRLDQSLSRDDLTTIEAEDVLASRVFQGEIEGRDPSQPLTKNLHSP; encoded by the coding sequence ATGCCCTCTTCTGTTGACCTGGCGGCTGCTTATGCCGATTCAGGGGTTGGGGAGGTTCTTGAGCAGCTTGACCAGGAGTTAATTGGCTTGCTGCCAGTGAAGACGCGCATTCGTGAAATTGCGGCTTTGCTGTTGGTGGATCGAGCTCGCCAACAGTTGGATTTGCAAAGCACTGCTCCCGGTTTGCATATGTCGTTTACCGGCAGGCCAGGCACGGGGAAGACCACAGTTGCCAAACGAATTTCGCAAATTCTTCATCGGCTTGGCTATTTGCGAAAGGGGCATGTTGTCACCGTGACTCGTGATGATCTAGTGGGTCAATATGTTGGGCATACTGCGCCCAAAACGCGTGAGATGATTAAGCGTGCTTTGGGTGGCGTTCTATTCATTGATGAAGCCTATTATCTCTATAAATCTGATAATGAACGTGATTATGGTGCCGAAGCGATTGAAATACTCTTGCAAGATATGGAGCATCAACGATCAGATTTTGTGGTGATATTTGCTGGCTATAAGGATCGAATGGCCAGTTTCTATCAATCCAATCCCGGCCTTTCCTCACGTGTTGCTCATCATATTGATTTTCCTGATTACAGCGAAGAGGAACTCTTGGCGATTGCTCTTCTCCTGCTGAATCAGCAGGACTACCACTTCAGTGACTCAGCGCATGACGCCTTCTGTCGTTACATCAAGAGGAGGCGAAAGCTACCATTTTTTGCGAATGCTCGTTCGATTCGAAATGCTCTTGATCGTCTGAGACTCCGTCAAGCGAATCGATTATTTTCGCGCCTCGATCAATCTCTCAGTCGTGATGATCTGACCACCATCGAAGCTGAAGATGTCTTGGCGAGTCGTGTGTTTCAGGGTGAGATTGAAGGTCGCGATCCTTCTCAGCCTTTGACAAAGAATTTGCATTCTCCTTAA
- a CDS encoding 4a-hydroxytetrahydrobiopterin dehydratase: protein MDQWHERKRPVCLERRFEFESYSATRDFLDRLGDFSEAKQRFPDISFGKTYVNITLRPEAEGNDSQLSDDDRCFASEIDALFC, encoded by the coding sequence ATGGACCAATGGCATGAGCGCAAAAGGCCAGTTTGTCTTGAGCGACGATTTGAGTTTGAAAGCTACAGCGCTACGCGTGACTTCCTTGATCGGCTTGGGGATTTCAGCGAAGCGAAACAGAGATTTCCTGATATTAGTTTTGGTAAAACCTATGTGAATATCACTCTTCGTCCAGAAGCTGAAGGCAATGACAGTCAGCTCAGCGATGATGATCGTTGCTTCGCTTCAGAGATTGATGCCCTCTTCTGTTGA
- a CDS encoding CO2 hydration protein gives MTATEITDVPTIPTLPDREELIRRLLSDQPLLADTPDHLLQIVNVLDSYGIVLDAYSRNLVNQGETQLLNPFPVMRFFHEGFSFERLWQHLRGDRINFEYAEYCQKAMFWHGTGGMDAYFDSEPFLETCQKIIALRSRRDPLLALVHRLYPGFAPEAIRSMATIYALGLFWRVMSDLFLDLSRRYRNGEIESVNDAVHHIRDGLVAAAGNPMTYKVTVGNEDVWVLPPEAGLTFLVDVAVPYVEAVFFRGMPFLGTVSYNAQARQISADIGDFKYGALYADPIPSMGAGIPPSLCMQDMYRNLPEELSDWYMSHGRGMHDVHVQICISFQKSMFCVTNGAISGTMPHPLDTTDADQQQANRAYAESWSERLMGCQRGALL, from the coding sequence ATGACTGCTACCGAGATCACTGATGTCCCAACGATTCCAACCCTCCCTGATCGTGAAGAGCTGATTCGTCGTTTGCTTTCTGATCAACCTTTATTGGCCGATACGCCTGATCATCTTCTGCAGATTGTCAATGTTCTCGATAGCTACGGGATCGTTCTTGATGCTTATAGCCGCAACTTGGTGAATCAGGGTGAAACCCAACTACTGAATCCATTTCCAGTGATGCGATTCTTTCACGAGGGGTTCAGTTTTGAGCGCTTATGGCAGCACCTTCGTGGCGATCGTATCAACTTTGAGTATGCCGAATATTGCCAAAAGGCAATGTTTTGGCATGGCACTGGCGGAATGGATGCTTATTTCGATTCAGAGCCTTTTCTGGAGACCTGTCAGAAGATCATTGCGTTGCGTAGTCGCAGGGATCCCTTGTTGGCATTGGTGCATCGGCTTTATCCAGGTTTTGCTCCTGAGGCGATCCGATCGATGGCCACCATTTATGCCCTTGGTCTGTTTTGGCGGGTGATGAGCGACCTGTTCCTTGACCTTTCTCGCCGATATCGCAACGGTGAAATTGAGTCTGTTAATGATGCTGTTCATCACATCAGAGATGGTTTAGTTGCTGCTGCTGGAAATCCGATGACTTACAAAGTCACGGTTGGAAACGAAGACGTATGGGTTTTACCACCAGAGGCTGGACTGACATTTCTGGTTGATGTGGCTGTGCCCTACGTGGAGGCTGTCTTTTTTAGGGGAATGCCCTTCCTGGGAACCGTGTCTTACAACGCTCAGGCGCGACAAATTTCAGCTGATATCGGCGATTTTAAGTATGGAGCTCTGTATGCAGATCCAATCCCGAGTATGGGAGCGGGAATTCCTCCAAGTTTGTGCATGCAAGATATGTACCGAAATCTTCCAGAAGAGCTCAGTGATTGGTACATGTCGCATGGCAGGGGCATGCATGATGTTCATGTTCAGATCTGCATCAGTTTTCAAAAATCGATGTTTTGTGTCACGAATGGTGCGATCTCAGGCACCATGCCTCATCCCCTTGATACGACAGATGCTGATCAGCAACAAGCCAATCGTGCTTATGCTGAATCATGGTCTGAGCGGTTGATGGGATGTCAGCGAGGAGCTCTTCTCTAA
- a CDS encoding NADH-quinone oxidoreductase subunit M → MILTLLLIIPFLGALLLSLWPEGSTPAQLRRLTLVILSVQCIASFAVLFWFDPSNPALQLQEHLPWLPSVGLDYSLAVDGISLPLVLMNAVLCLVAAVASRKIENRPRIYFALLLIISGAVNGAFLAQNLLLFFLFYELELIPLWLLIAIWGGANRAYASTKFLIVTAVSGVLILGAFLGIALVTGSVDFGIRPILSGEMGLTSQLLLMGALLIGFGIKIPLFPFHTWLPDAHTEASTPVSVLLAGVLLKLGTYGLLRFCLGLFPEAWEVAAPWLALWAAISVLYGSLAAIAQSDMKRMVAYSSVGHMGYVLLAAAAATPLGLIGALFQMVSHGLISAILFLAVGVVYERTGTRDLNVLRGLLNPQRGLPLTGTLMIVGVMASAGIPGMAGFISEFLVFRGSLQPFPIATLLCMVGSGLTAVYFLLLVNRAFFGRLAIAAGQVSNPIILSVVPLHEQLPAIALSFIVLLLGLAPDLLVGMSQAATTGLSELALLPITGGLS, encoded by the coding sequence ATGATTCTCACTCTGCTACTGATCATTCCTTTCTTAGGGGCTCTTTTATTGTCCCTTTGGCCTGAGGGATCGACTCCAGCTCAACTCAGACGCCTCACCCTGGTGATTCTTTCGGTTCAATGCATTGCAAGTTTCGCGGTGCTCTTTTGGTTTGATCCGAGCAACCCTGCCTTGCAGCTTCAGGAACATTTGCCTTGGCTTCCCAGTGTTGGACTTGACTATTCCCTAGCGGTCGATGGCATCTCTCTTCCGCTTGTTTTGATGAATGCTGTGCTCTGTCTCGTTGCAGCAGTGGCATCGCGAAAGATCGAGAATCGACCAAGAATTTATTTCGCGCTTTTGTTAATCATCAGCGGAGCGGTGAATGGAGCCTTTTTGGCTCAAAATCTTTTGCTCTTTTTCCTGTTCTATGAGCTTGAACTCATCCCGCTTTGGCTCTTGATTGCGATCTGGGGTGGTGCCAATAGAGCCTATGCCTCCACCAAATTCCTGATTGTTACCGCAGTGTCTGGAGTTTTGATTCTGGGTGCATTCCTCGGGATTGCGCTTGTCACAGGAAGCGTTGATTTTGGTATTCGCCCGATCTTGTCGGGAGAGATGGGTCTCACCTCACAGCTGTTGCTGATGGGGGCACTATTGATCGGCTTTGGGATCAAGATCCCTCTCTTTCCGTTTCACACCTGGCTTCCTGATGCTCATACGGAAGCCTCGACTCCAGTGTCGGTTCTTTTGGCAGGGGTTCTCCTCAAGCTTGGGACCTATGGGTTATTGCGATTTTGTCTTGGTCTCTTTCCTGAGGCATGGGAGGTTGCGGCCCCATGGTTGGCTCTCTGGGCAGCGATTTCTGTCCTGTATGGCTCCTTAGCTGCAATTGCTCAATCGGACATGAAGCGGATGGTGGCTTACAGCTCTGTTGGGCATATGGGATATGTCTTGCTCGCTGCTGCCGCTGCAACGCCACTTGGTTTGATCGGTGCACTATTCCAAATGGTGAGTCACGGTTTGATTTCAGCGATCCTTTTCCTCGCTGTAGGTGTTGTCTATGAACGAACAGGCACAAGAGATCTGAATGTTTTACGCGGACTCCTTAATCCTCAGCGCGGCTTACCCCTCACCGGAACCCTGATGATTGTGGGTGTGATGGCAAGTGCCGGAATCCCGGGTATGGCAGGTTTTATCTCTGAATTTCTCGTCTTCAGGGGAAGCCTTCAGCCCTTTCCCATTGCCACTTTGCTTTGCATGGTGGGGTCAGGTTTGACCGCTGTGTATTTCTTGTTGCTGGTGAACCGAGCCTTCTTTGGACGCTTGGCCATTGCTGCAGGCCAAGTCTCTAATCCCATCATTCTTTCCGTAGTGCCGCTCCATGAGCAGCTTCCGGCGATTGCACTTTCCTTCATTGTGCTGCTCCTGGGTCTTGCTCCGGATCTTTTGGTCGGGATGAGTCAGGCGGCCACAACCGGTCTCAGCGAATTAGCGCTCTTACCCATCACAGGAGGACTTTCATGA
- a CDS encoding NAD(P)H-quinone oxidoreductase subunit F, with amino-acid sequence MISAATLPLQTAWLIPLYGFSGMLISLPWALGVFRRDSHRPAAYLNILLTLLAFIHGSLVLRDVMAGGPTLLTFPWLNVADLNLEISFSLSLTNVSALELITGLSFFSQLYSLGYLDKEWALARFFALLGFFEGAMSGVVLSDSLFQSYFLLEMLTLSTYLLVGFWYAQPLVVTAARDAFLTKRVGDVMLLMGMVALATWSGVTSFDDLYAWSATETISPLAATLLGLGLIAGPTGKCAQFPMHLWLDEAMEGPNPASILRNSVVVTCGALVLLKVMPLLQNAPVTLVVLQVIGTISAIGGSLVSIAQVDIKRTLSYSTTAYLGLVFIAISLQVPVLALLLLFAHAVSKALLSMSVGGVIASTNCQDITELGGLGGRMPATTGSYLVGSAGLVGLLPLGGFLCLAQAVELVGARSVIFVPVFLLTNALTALNLTRIYRQVFLGRSLTKTRRAAEVNWQMAFPMVSLAVIVVLTPLLLIRLESLDGLLAFPLWAAGVVVGSGLIGLLVGALIPLNKAWSRSLNPVLRWFQDLLENDFYTERFYRLTIVNVVALFSKLAYSFDRNVVDGLLHGLARFSLQSAEGLKLSISGRSQSYLLTVIAAIVLLLSSLSWWLN; translated from the coding sequence TTGATCTCAGCTGCAACGCTGCCTCTGCAAACCGCCTGGTTGATCCCGCTCTACGGGTTCTCCGGGATGTTGATTTCATTGCCTTGGGCACTGGGTGTCTTCCGGCGAGATTCTCATCGTCCTGCGGCCTATCTCAACATCCTGCTCACATTGCTTGCTTTCATCCATGGAAGCCTTGTGCTCCGCGATGTCATGGCAGGTGGACCAACCCTTCTGACGTTCCCTTGGCTGAATGTGGCTGATCTCAATCTTGAGATCAGCTTCAGCCTCTCTCTCACCAATGTGTCTGCTCTTGAGCTGATCACGGGTTTGAGTTTTTTCTCTCAGTTGTATTCCCTTGGTTATCTCGATAAGGAGTGGGCCTTAGCCAGGTTCTTCGCATTGCTTGGCTTCTTCGAGGGGGCGATGTCGGGGGTTGTTTTGAGCGACTCCTTGTTTCAGAGCTATTTCCTGCTGGAAATGCTCACGCTTTCGACCTATCTCTTGGTGGGTTTTTGGTACGCCCAACCTCTCGTGGTAACTGCGGCAAGGGATGCATTCCTCACCAAGCGCGTTGGTGATGTGATGCTCTTGATGGGAATGGTTGCCCTAGCAACGTGGTCGGGTGTGACCAGCTTTGACGACCTTTATGCCTGGTCTGCCACAGAAACAATCAGTCCACTGGCGGCGACATTGCTCGGTTTAGGACTGATTGCTGGACCTACAGGTAAGTGCGCCCAATTCCCGATGCATCTCTGGCTTGATGAAGCCATGGAAGGTCCTAATCCAGCCTCGATTCTTCGTAACTCTGTGGTTGTGACCTGTGGTGCCCTTGTTTTGCTCAAGGTGATGCCTCTGCTGCAGAACGCGCCCGTCACGCTCGTTGTTCTCCAGGTGATTGGAACGATTAGTGCGATTGGCGGGTCACTGGTTTCGATCGCGCAGGTGGATATCAAACGCACGCTGTCGTATTCGACAACGGCCTATCTAGGGCTTGTTTTTATCGCTATTTCTTTGCAGGTGCCCGTACTGGCCCTGCTACTCCTGTTCGCCCACGCGGTCTCGAAGGCACTGCTTTCGATGAGTGTGGGTGGCGTGATCGCTTCCACTAATTGTCAGGACATCACTGAGCTTGGTGGCCTTGGTGGGAGAATGCCTGCCACCACTGGTTCTTATTTGGTGGGGAGTGCTGGGCTTGTGGGCCTTCTCCCCCTAGGGGGATTCCTTTGCCTGGCGCAGGCCGTTGAGCTGGTGGGAGCTCGGTCAGTGATTTTTGTACCAGTTTTCCTTCTCACCAATGCGCTAACGGCCCTAAACCTCACCAGGATTTACCGCCAGGTTTTTCTTGGTCGCTCTTTGACAAAGACGCGTCGAGCTGCAGAGGTGAACTGGCAGATGGCCTTCCCGATGGTGTCTCTTGCCGTCATCGTTGTCTTAACTCCGCTCTTGTTGATTCGTCTGGAGTCTCTGGATGGTTTGCTTGCGTTCCCTCTGTGGGCTGCTGGTGTCGTAGTGGGGAGCGGACTGATCGGTTTGTTGGTAGGAGCTTTGATCCCCCTCAATAAAGCCTGGTCTCGATCTCTCAATCCCGTGCTGCGCTGGTTCCAGGACCTTCTTGAAAATGATTTCTATACAGAAAGGTTTTATCGCTTGACGATCGTTAATGTAGTGGCCTTATTCTCGAAGCTTGCTTATAGCTTTGATCGAAATGTTGTGGATGGATTACTCCATGGACTTGCTCGATTCTCACTTCAGAGTGCTGAAGGCCTGAAGTTGAGCATTAGTGGTCGAAGTCAAAGCTATTTGTTAACCGTTATCGCGGCCATCGTGTTGCTTTTGTCATCCCTGAGCTGGTGGCTGAACTGA
- a CDS encoding BMC domain-containing protein, which produces MATPSPSPRRRSSADSAASTPATKAATSTSAAAKATVDVKPVASASAPATRSPSRSASRGTPTSGGSGKGSSLQASASPTPKRAFGIALGMIETRGMVPAIEAADAMTKAAEVQLISREYVGGGYVTVMVRGETGAVNAAVRAGADACERVGDGLVAAHIIARPHDEVEPALSCTNVTRRM; this is translated from the coding sequence ATGGCCACTCCTTCTCCTTCACCCCGTCGTCGTTCCAGCGCAGACTCCGCTGCATCAACACCTGCTACCAAAGCGGCTACCTCTACCTCAGCGGCAGCAAAGGCAACTGTTGATGTGAAGCCTGTCGCGAGCGCATCTGCTCCTGCGACGAGATCCCCTTCTCGCAGCGCTTCGCGAGGAACACCTACGAGCGGAGGCAGTGGAAAAGGATCCTCCCTTCAGGCTTCTGCGAGCCCTACTCCGAAGCGTGCGTTTGGTATTGCCCTTGGCATGATTGAGACCCGAGGCATGGTGCCTGCAATTGAGGCCGCCGATGCAATGACGAAAGCTGCCGAAGTGCAGCTGATCAGTCGTGAATACGTTGGCGGTGGATACGTCACGGTGATGGTCCGTGGCGAGACCGGAGCGGTGAATGCTGCCGTGCGCGCAGGCGCTGATGCCTGTGAACGGGTTGGAGATGGACTTGTGGCTGCTCACATCATTGCTCGTCCTCACGATGAAGTGGAGCCAGCCCTCTCCTGCACGAATGTGACGCGGAGGATGTGA
- a CDS encoding carboxysome peptide B produces the protein MEIMQVMGTLICTYRVGGLDHMHLRILENNKGKKLVAVDPVGAREGNWVFTASGSAARHACPDNTVLTDLTIGGIIDHWMPDG, from the coding sequence ATGGAAATTATGCAGGTGATGGGGACTCTGATCTGTACTTACCGCGTCGGCGGTTTGGACCATATGCACCTGCGAATTCTTGAAAACAACAAGGGTAAAAAACTCGTTGCCGTGGATCCCGTTGGCGCTCGAGAAGGCAACTGGGTGTTTACCGCTAGTGGTTCTGCCGCACGCCATGCCTGTCCCGACAACACTGTGCTCACAGACCTCACCATCGGTGGAATCATCGACCACTGGATGCCAGATGGATAA
- a CDS encoding carboxysome peptide A, which produces MLIVKVIKPLVSTNRIPDFEHKHLQVVLDGSTQKVAVDAVGAKPGDWVICVSSSAAREAAGSKSYPSDLTIVGIIDHWDPDPPNPSSTANEAKS; this is translated from the coding sequence ATGCTTATCGTCAAGGTCATCAAGCCACTGGTTTCTACCAATCGCATTCCTGATTTCGAACACAAGCACCTTCAGGTTGTTCTAGACGGCAGCACCCAAAAGGTTGCAGTCGATGCTGTTGGCGCGAAGCCAGGTGATTGGGTGATTTGTGTTAGTAGCTCTGCAGCTAGGGAAGCTGCAGGCAGTAAGTCTTATCCCAGCGATCTCACAATTGTTGGGATCATTGACCATTGGGATCCAGACCCACCGAATCCATCGTCTACAGCGAACGAGGCGAAGAGCTAA